ACATAATGGGCAACTTGGTTTATCATGTGTTTCGATTATATAACCTTTGGGAGCTTTATTCCAAACTTCTATCAGTTCTTCTGATGGGCATACATGTATCATTGGACATACCTAAATAAAATGTTGCGATATAATGCaatgttctttctttgttaaaaaattacatgaaCATTTAATAccgttaaataaattatatattcaccTGAGATGGATCGATTTCTTGAGCTAAAAGAGCTACAACTGCATCTCCATAAGTGTCAACAAATTGTCCACATTCATTTTCTATACTGTTTGGTAATTTCTTACATATTTTTCCAATgatttgttttactttttccttgaaaacaaatccaaataataattaactattataattaattatattataaagctattattaaaattctatcaTAAAGCTTAATTAAATGATTGATACCTCGTTAGTAGGATCCGTAATAGCGATTTGTATATAATGCAGCACGTATTCACATAATGCACATCCTTCTTTGCTTTCAGCACCTGTTTGTGATATTTTTGGACCATTGAAAGAAATACCATATCTTTCTATTGGTAATTGcatttcttctacttctgtgttattattttttgtatcaattttcttatttaaaatacgtACACCAATTTCTGCAACTTTTGTTGGAATCAGAGGTGCAATTGGACCCTGTATAGTgaagtaaagtaaaaatatatttaacgtaatgattatatttgctaattttaaattatgctTTAGATAACTATTACATACAGTTATTCTTTTCCCTGGGCTGGGGCAAATTCCAGACATTTGACATACAACATTGCCATTTAACTTTGTTGtgagatatgtgtatatttctGGGTAATATTCATCAACAATTGCCTTGcactatataaatacatgataaaattttgtaattgtcttaaaaaattaaatagaaaaattagttAATAAAAACAGAATACATACCTCAGTAGCAAAAGATTTCGTTTGCTTACAAAGACCTTGAAGCACTAAATGAAATTCAGCTTCTGTGGTGTTTGCTACTAACAAATCTTTTAAATGACCTACAAGCTGTTCGCATAATTTGCAGGGAAGATCATCATCAACTTCAACCATACCAACACTGGAAAGTGGCCTTATTTCTACATTCATAGGCTGTAATTTAATGTATGTGATAAATTTAATGTGcgcgcgtatgtgtatatatattttattattatgtaatatttattacatatacctTTACAGTTCCATCTTCATGTTTGTGGAACTTATCACTACACTGGCCAGATAAATGACAAATATTCTGTGCATTAAAGTTGTCTTGAAGGTGAGAGTAAATTGTATCAAAGTATGTTAAGATTATGGATGAGCAGGCATCTGAAAATGAGCTAAAATCTCCACAAATAACGAGCATCTGTTGCAACATTGTATCCTTTGACATatctttcaaattatattcCATGTGTGTCGCAATTGTAAAACATTTGGAACATTCATCAGGTTCAAGTTCATCTTTCTCCAATGAaatggattttattttcttgttctaaaaatataatttcatgaaaaataatatactcacattttaacaagaatattttattatatcgaaaacaaaaaacttgGCTCACTCCTTATTTATGCTAGACTCTTCTATCTATGTTTAGCAATATCTAATCTTATAATATTCACAAACATTTAAGagtcatatcatatatatgtacttatatatgtcaataggttattttttcaaagctataaatataaataagcttatattataaaaaaaaaaagaatgataatctTACCTCTGACGTTTGTTCTTGAAAGTTATTCAGTAACATATCAATATGTGCTGAATTACAAAGACCTGCTACTGAACATACTACAGATGGGTTCATTTGAGAAGCTAAAGTTTCCACAAGTTCAGGAATGAATTGATCTACAAGTTTTATGCATTCTTCTACTATTGGATTAATATGGATTAACTTGCAGCTGCCTTCAAAGACTGCTTTCAAATCTTGTTGAGTCTGATTACTTTCCAGTTGGTCTCTTGCTTGTTGCACCATATCTTTACATACTCCACAAACTGTATCATTATCTTCTGGAACTTCTATATTCTCCCAAACCTTTTTAATACAGTGATGAGTAGCATGGCAATGTGCAGAAgttctattatttaaaaaagaaagaattctattattttatgataaagtATTGATAtaggtaatattataaatatagataaatttattaatagatgAACATGTAAATCTCTAAAGAAACTTTCTTAAAGTaacaaacaatatatttattctaaataCCATTAAAACAAAGCTCaacaaaactttttttctatagtatagcatttatagataatacttatttttatattttattaaacatatataatactaaaCGTACGTTATATTATGACACCAATAAGATGGACCCCATGCACATTCTTCAGCTCCCAAAAGATAAGGCGTACTTTCTGctgtaataattgttttagCTGTGGATACTacaaaacaaagataaaacaaataatcttTATACATACTTGTAACTTTACAATATTCAAGCAGTTACAAATTCTACATATTCAAAGTATGATTAATGCTTTCAGAAGCACATTATTAATGCTTGAGTCATCTTCCTTGTCTGCTCAATAAATGTTCCTTTCTtctaagtaataaaaattcaagatCCGCGACTAATTTTTTAAGGGTCATTATCATGACTACTCTT
This genomic interval from Vespula pensylvanica isolate Volc-1 chromosome 8, ASM1446617v1, whole genome shotgun sequence contains the following:
- the LOC122631376 gene encoding prosaposin yields the protein MKETLIALCAILAVSTAKTIITAESTPYLLGAEECAWGPSYWCHNITTSAHCHATHHCIKKVWENIEVPEDNDTVCGVCKDMVQQARDQLESNQTQQDLKAVFEGSCKLIHINPIVEECIKLVDQFIPELVETLASQMNPSVVCSVAGLCNSAHIDMLLNNFQEQTSENKKIKSISLEKDELEPDECSKCFTIATHMEYNLKDMSKDTMLQQMLVICGDFSSFSDACSSIILTYFDTIYSHLQDNFNAQNICHLSGQCSDKFHKHEDGTVKPMNVEIRPLSSVGMVEVDDDLPCKLCEQLVGHLKDLLVANTTEAEFHLVLQGLCKQTKSFATECKAIVDEYYPEIYTYLTTKLNGNVVCQMSGICPSPGKRITGPIAPLIPTKVAEIGVRILNKKIDTKNNNTEVEEMQLPIERYGISFNGPKISQTGAESKEGCALCEYVLHYIQIAITDPTNEEKVKQIIGKICKKLPNSIENECGQFVDTYGDAVVALLAQEIDPSQVCPMIHVCPSEELIEVWNKAPKGYIIETHDKPSCPLCLLALTQIYDAIKDNKTEVKIKDELDKLCSHLPNTLIDQCADFVKEYSKELIEMLLADLTPKEICVYIKLCNPEEDPGPRNFFLTNKDGEIMTNEIPDFLPLQPNIQNKLNDSSSCVMCEFVMQYVDKAMSKKKTRDEIEHIVYGICNHLPKTISKECNKFVSQYADAVIQILSEDVTPKEVCTMIGFCTIDTRRIRESMEECALCQLVISTIDKLLDNPNVDSDIEEVVSKICKYMPANKQNKCVMMMEIYEQSIINIIKSHGDVKKICSKIALCSENDYLAMTLTPARIRQSYLVNKQCIWGQSYWCLNYENAVKCKAVEHCMEKVWKKDSTFELKQSMIQMSPGN